Proteins encoded by one window of Cannabis sativa cultivar Pink pepper isolate KNU-18-1 chromosome 4, ASM2916894v1, whole genome shotgun sequence:
- the LOC115712021 gene encoding thioredoxin domain-containing protein PLP3B, protein MDPDSVKSTLQNLAFGNVMAAAARDYQKEVISQQKAQTSSSVNEEVDLDELMDDPELEKLHADRIAALKKEVEKREALKRQGHGEYRDISEGDFLGEVTGSEKVICHFYHHDFYRCKIMDKHLKTLATKYLDTKFIKLDAENAPFFITKLGVKTLPCVIIFRKGIAVDRVVGFQDLGAKDDFTTRALENLLIKKGVISEKKKDDEDDGDHEDRRRSVRTSIVNSDSDSE, encoded by the exons ATGGATCCCGATTCAGTCAAATCGACTCTTCAAAATTTAGCTTTTGGAAATGTAATGGCCGCTGCTGCTCGCGATTACCAAAAG GAGGTGATTTCTCAGCAAAAGGCCCAGACATCGAGCTCTGTCAACGAGGAGGTTGATCTTGATGAGTTGATGGAT GATCCTGAGCTGGAAAAATTGCATGCTGATAGGATTGCCGCGCTTAAG AAAGAAGTTGAGAAGCGAGAAGCATTGAAGAGGCAAGGTCATGGAGAATACAGAGATATTAGTGAAGGAGATTTCTTGGGTGAAGTTACCGGGAGTGAGAAAGTGATTTGCCACTTCTATCACCATGATTTTTACCGCTGCAA GATTATGGATAAGCATTTGAAGACCCTTGCTACTAAGTATCTCGATACAAAGTTCATCAAGCTCGATGCTGAG AATGCACCATTCTTTATCACCAAGCTAGGAGTCAAAACTTTGCCTTGTGTCATAATATTCAG AAAAGGAATTGCAGTAGACAGGGTGGTTGGGTTTCAAGATCTAGGAGCGAAAGACGATTTCACCACAAGGGCACTCGAGAATCTTCTTATCAAAAAGG GTGTTATTAGTGAGAAGAAAAAAGACGACGAAGACGATGGAGATCATGAAGATAGACGCCGTTCAGTAAGAACCTCCATTGTAAATTCCGATTCTGATTCTGAGTGA
- the LOC115714265 gene encoding receptor-like serine/threonine-protein kinase ALE2 isoform X1, with translation MRTLILLLCVVLLPHLPPSSGHSLLHIYLSPVQFTHRLLSSKEFSIDHARSILMSLSFGSSKFSKTKLLKHSLAPSIAPAPSPIYQGPTGSISPRHGGHHRHRHHGRAHAVAPAPSKDQAGCGQICVEPLTATPFGSPCGCVFPMKVRLLLDVAPFAVFPVMNELEIEVAAGTYLEQSQVKIMGASADSQNQGMTVVDINLVPLGEKFDNTTAILTYQRFRHKKVPLNMTLFGNYDVVYISYPGIPSSPPYGGFTGNGPAESVGNLPITANFGNKNQKMNVRTIAIIALSAFVLLMVLLGAISVFIKWRKVRKPSNAVGPAFTSSIHKRSGIGSILSSSIASSTSVSLMSNMAPSILSVRTFSLSEIEKATEKFSSKRILGEGGFGRVYSGLMEDGTQAAVKLLTRDNQNGDREFIAEVEMLSRLHHRNLVKLVGICIEGRRRCLVYELVPNGSVESHLHGIDKTKGPLDWDARMKIALGAARGLAYLHEDSNPRVIHRDFKASNVLLEDDFTPKVSDFGLAREATEGSQHISTRVMGTFGYVAPEYAMTGHLLVKSDVYSYGVVLLELLSGRKPVDMSQPQGQENLVTWARPLLANREGLEQLVDPTLVGCCDFDDIAKVAAIASMCVHPEVTHRPFMGEVVQALKLIYNDTDETCGDCCSQKESSVPDSDFKGDLAVSDSSWWNAGAISPRLTFGQASSFITMEYSSGQLEEMDNRPFSTSSLIGDETSLPIRHGNRSGPLRTIRSKPAFYRLTGSRSEHGAFLPKRDWNDGNWV, from the exons ATGCGAACTTTAATTCTGCTTCTCTGTGTTGTTCTTCTTCCTCATCTTCCTCCTTCCTCAG GGCATTCTTTACTGCACATATACCTGTCTCCTGTTCAATTTACACACCGATTATTATCATCAAAAGAATTCTCAATTGACCATG CAAGGTCAATTTTGATGAGTTTGTCTTTTGGGTCATCAAAGTTTTCCAAGACAAAGTTGCTCAAACACTCTTTGGCACCTTCTATTGCTCCTGCACCTTCTCCAATTTATCAAG GTCCTACTGGTTCTATCTCCCCTAGGCATGGTGGTCATCATCGACATCGACATCATGGAAGGGCCCATGCTGTTGCTCCAGCTCCGTCAAAAGACCAAG CAGGCTGTGGTCAAATCTGTGTGGAGCCACTTACTGCCACCCCCTTTGGTTCGCCGTGTGGATGTGTGTTTCCAATGAAAGTCAGACTTCTACTAGATGTTGCTCCTTTTGCTGTTTTTCCCGTAATGAATGAGCTAGAGATTGAGGTTGCTGCAGGCACATACTTGGAGCAAAGTCAAGTGAAAATAATGGGTGCTAGTGCTGATAGCCAAAATCAAGGAATGACAGTAGTGGACATTAACTTAGTTCCACTAGGAGAGAAGTTCGATAATACCACAGCAATACTAACATATCAGCGATTTCGACATAAAAAAGTGCCTTTAAACATGACtctttttggtaattatgatgTCGTGTACATTAGTTATCCAG GGATTCCTTCCTCTCCACCATATGGAGGTTTCACTGGTAACGGTCCAGCTGAAAGTGTTGGAAATCTACCTATTACCGCCAATTTTGGGAATAAGAATCAGAAAATGAATGTTCGAACCATTGCCATTATAGCTTTGTCTGCATTTGTGCTCCTAATGGTTCTACTTGGAGCAATCTCTGTGTTTATTAAATGGagaaaagttagaaaaccttcgAACGCTGTTGGTCCTGCCTTTACCTCATCCATTCATAAAAGATCAG GTATAGGGTCAATTTTGTCGAGTAGTATTGCAAGCTCCACTTCGGTGTCCCTGATGTCAAATATGGCGCCCAGCATCCTCTCAGTTAGAACATTTTCACTTTCTGAGATCGAAAAGGCAACAGAGAAGTTCAGTTCAAAACGAATTTTAGGAGAAGGAGGATTTGGACGTGTTTACAGTGGGCTTATGGAGGATGGAACTCAAGCTGCAGTAAAGTTGCTTACAAGGGATAACCAAAATGGAGATCGTGAATTTATTGCGGAAGTTGAGATGCTAAGCCGATTGCATCATCGTAACCTTGTCAAACTTGTTGGCATATGCATTGAAGGGCGAAGACGTTGCTTGGTGTATGAACTTGTTCCTAATGGCAGTGTTGAGTCCCACTTGCATG GTATTGACAAGACAAAGGGGCCTCTTGACTGGGATGCAAGGATGAAGATTGCCCTTGGTGCAGCAAGAGGATTAGCTTATCTCCATGAAGACTCAAACCCTCGTGTCATTCACCGAGATTTCAAAGCTAGTAATGTTTTGTTGGAAGATGACTTCACCCCCAAAGTTTCAGATTTCGGGTTGGCAAGGGAAGCCACAGAAGGAAGTCAGCATATTTCTACTCGAGTTATGGGAACTTTCGG GTATGTTGCACCAGAATATGCAATGACAGGTCACCTACTTGTCAAGAGCGATGTTTATAGTTACGGAGTTGTGCTGCTGGAACTTCTCTCAGGACGGAAACCTGTTGATATGTCCCAACCTCAGGGACAGGAGAATTTAGTGACTTGGGCTCGGCCTCTATTGGCTAACAGGGAAGGTTTGGAGCAATTAGTGGATCCTACTTTAGTTGGATGCTGTGACTTCGATGACATAGCTAAAGTGGCAGCTATCGCCTCCATGTGCGTTCACCCTGAGGTGACTCACAGACCATTTATGGGCGAAGTTGTGCAAGCTTTAAAGTTGATATACAACGACACTGATGAGACTTGCGGAGACTGCTGTAGTCAAAAGGAGTCTTCTGTTCCAGACTCAGACTTCAAAGGCGATCTTGCAGTTTCCGATAGTAGCTGGTGGAATGCAGGAGCAATAAGCCCCCGATTAACTTTCGGGCAAGCTTCTTCCTTCATAACAATGGAGTACAGCTCGGGCCAACTTGAAGAAATGGATAACAGACCATTTTCAACCTCGAGTTTGATTGGTGACGAAACATCTCTCCCAATTAGACATGGGAACAGGTCAGGACCCTTGAGAACAATTCGAAGCAAACCAGCTTTCTATAGACTAACAGGAAGTAGGAGCGAGCACGGTGCCTTCCTTCCAAAACGCGATTGGAACGATGGTAATTGGGTATGA
- the LOC115712013 gene encoding uncharacterized protein LOC115712013, which produces MLSLNTTTTPNATPFRSTLSSSSLSITLPHSTRLKMSSSNSLPIPENRIVVGLGSAGVDFLATVSSFPKPDDKIRSTSLKVQGGGNAANALTCAARLGLNPRLVSKVANDSQGKAILEELESDGVDTSFFVVAKDGNSPFTYIIVDDQTKTRTCIHTPGYPSMKPDELSQSSVQSLVEGARIAYFDGRLHESALLVAQEAARKNIPILVDAERVREGLDELLDLSTYVVCSVKFPKAWSGAQSVPNAMVSMLLKLPKLKFVIVTLGEEGCIMLERSVNETPSKEVDVESLLESLKQKKDGTTTFPTCVSSSVENIRANGIGTISGRLILGTAEKIPPSELIDSTGAGDSFIGAVLYALCAKMPVEKMLPFAALVAGACCRALGARTGLPHRTNPCLSPFFELDRQTNPSLVK; this is translated from the exons ATGCTCTCCTTAAATACAACAACAACACCCAATGCCACTCCTTTTCGCTCTacactctcttcttcttctctctccaTAACTCTACCTCACTCAACAAG GCTCAAAATGTCATCTTCTAATTCCCTTCCAATCCCAGAAAACCGTATTGTT GTTGGTCTTGGTTCAGCTGGAGTAGATTTCTTGGCTACAGTGTCTTCTTTTCCTAAACCAGATGATAAAATCAGAAGCACAAGCTTAAAG GTTCAAGGTGGTGGAAACGCCGCGAACGCTTTGACTTGTGCAGCTCGGTTGGGCTTAAATCCAAGGCTAgtttccaag GTTGCTAATGATTCTCAAGGCAAGGCTATACTGGAGGAGCTAGAATCGGATGGTGTAGATACTTCTTTTTTTGTT GTTGCAAAGGATGGTAATTCACCATTTACCTATATTATTGTTGATGATCAAAC GAAAACTCGTACTTGTATTCATACCCCGGGATATCCCTCCATGAAACCCGACGAGCTTTCCCAATCAAGTGTGCAATCTTTAGTGGAAGGTGCAAGAATCGCCTATTTTGATGGTCGTCTCCACGAAAGTGCTTTGCTTGTAGCACAGGAG GCAGCTCGCAAAAATATCCCTATTTTAGTTGATGCAGAAAGAGTAAGAGAAGGGTTGGATGAACTTCTAGACTTGTCTACTTATGTTGTATGCTCTGTTAAATTTCCAAAG GCATGGTCGGGAGCCCAATCGGTTCCAAATGCAATGGTTTCCATGCTTTTAAAATTGCCAAAATTGAAATTTGTGATAGTGACTTTAGGTGAAGAGGGGTGTATAATGCTGGAGAGAAGTGTAAATG AGACTCCCAGCAAAGAAGTTGATGTAGAGAGCTTATTGGAATCTCTAAAGCAAAAAAAGGATGGTACTACAACGTTTCCCACGTGCGTTTCATCG TCTGTGGAGAATATAAGAGCTAATGGGATAGGAACAATTTCTGGGAGGTTGATCTTGGGCACAGCTGAGAAGATACCCCCTTCGGAACTCATTGATTCAACCGGCGCTGGTGATTCATTCATCGGAGCAGTTCTTTATG CTCTTTGTGCCAAAATGCCAGTGGAGAAAATGTTGCCTTTTGCTGCTCTAGTG GCGGGAGCCTGCTGTAGAGCGTTGGGAGCTCGAACTGGGCTTCCTCATCGAACCAATCCATGCCTCTCTCCGTTTTTTGAGTTGGATCGACAAACCAATCCCTCGTTGGTTAAGTAA
- the LOC115714857 gene encoding multiple C2 domain and transmembrane region protein 10 yields the protein MNNTYGKQKLVVEVVGAHNLMPKDGEGSSSPFVEVEFENQRLRTQVKYKDLNPIWNEKLVFHVNDVNDLPYRTIEVNVFNERRSSNSRNFLGKVRVSGSSIGCKEGEEVVQLHTLDKRSLFSHVRGEISLKLYVSSSEEEEDVVVNKVVSNGFSKKNKKMQLGQNQNSLMATQQRNLVQETKPTQQLGQKHLDPNMGEMKPVVITTGPSPPPVMAGAGAGAGTGGMSLYSNGSNEFSLKETRPQLGGESLQKDKTSSTYDLVEQVQYLYVRVVKAREISMFGGADLVAEVKLGNYRGIAKRISSSNNVEWNQVFAFSKDCVQSSMAEIFVKESNKDEFLGRVWFDLNEVPKRVPPDSQLAPQWYRMEDKKGDKSKAGEVMVSIWFGTQADEAFAEAWHSKSANVNFDGLCSIKSKVYLSPKLWYLRVSILEAQDILPGDKGSSLMRFPELYVKIQVGNQVLRTRVAQPSPTRSLSNPYWCEEMMFVVAEPFEDYIFISVEDRVGPGREEVVGRAILPLMAIEKRNNEKPVVSRWFNLDNGHFNSSSEAKMVSRFGSRIHLRVSLDGGYHVLDEATIYCSDVRPTEKNLWKPHIGVLEMGILGATGLMPVKLKEGKGGSTDAYCVAKYGQKWVRTRTVVDSLSPKWNEQYTWEVFDPCTVITIGVFDNAKIDKNMSNNPSVRDSRIGKVRIRLSTLETDRVYTHSYPLLMLHTNGVKKMGEVHLAVRFSCTNMTNMLNLYTLPLLPKMHYVNPLSVNQLESLRYQALNVVASRLSRAEPPLGREVVEYMLDHDSHMWSMRRSKANFFRLMNVVSGLVDMARGAEAMRNWQKPVYSALFVAVFLMLVTFPELIIPTVLFYMAFIGLWRYRSRPRHPPHMDIRLSHAESVYPDELDEEFDSFPTSRSADLVRMRYDRLRSVAGRIQTVVGDMASQGERFQALISWRDPRASFLFVIFCLIAAVGLYAVPIRVVVALWGLYVLRPPRFRSKLPSRALSFFRRLPSRADSLL from the coding sequence ATGAACAACACCTACGGCAAACAAAAGCTTGTAGTGGAAGTGGTCGGAGCTCACAACCTCATGCCAAAAGACGGCGAAGGGTCATCTTCTCCGTTTGTGGAAGTTGAGTTCGAGAATCAAAGGTTAAGAACACAAGTGAAATACAAAGACTTAAACCCCATTTGGAATGAGAAGCTGGTTTTTCATGTTAATGATGTTAATGATCTTCCGTACAGAACTATAGAAGTTAATGTCTTTAACGAGAGAAGATCGAGTAACAGTAGAAATTTTCTGGGTAAAGTTCGAGTTTCTGGTTCGAGTATTGGTTGTAAAGAAGGTGAAGAGGTTGTTCAGCTTCATACACTTGATAAAAGAAGTCTCTTTTCTCATGTTAGAGGTGAAATTAGCTTAAAGCTTTACGTTTCGagtagtgaagaagaagaagatgttgTTGTTAATAAAGTTGTCTCCAATGGGTTTTCTAAGAAGAACAAGAAAATGCAGCTGGGACAGAATCAGAACTCGTTAATGGCGACTCAGCAGAGAAATCTTGTACAAGAAACTAAGCCAACTCAACAACTGGGTCAGAAGCATTTGGATCCCAATATGGGTGAGATGAAGCCTGTTGTTATAACAACTGGTCCTTCTCCACCTCCTGTCATGGCCGGCGCCGGCGCCGGTGCTGGAACGGGTGGGATGAGTTTGTACTCAAATGGGTCGAATGAGTTTTCTTTGAAAGAGACTCGGCCTCAACTCGGTGGTGAATCGCTTCAGAAAGACAAAACTAGCTCAACCTATGACTTGGTCGAACAAGTTCAGTATCTTTATGTTAGAGTTGTGAAAGCTAGGGAGATTTCCATGTTTGGTGGAGCTGATTTGGTGGCTGAAGTTAAGCTTGGAAATTACAGAGGAATTGCTAAGAGAATAAGCTCTTCTAACAATGTTGAATGGAATCAAGTCTTTGCCTTTTCGAAAGATTGTGTTCAGTCATCAATGGCTGAGATTTTTGTTAAGGAGAGTAATAAAGATGAGTTCTTGGGTCGTGTTTGGTTCGATTTAAACGAGGTTCCTAAAAGGGTTCCTCCTGATAGTCAGTTAGCTCCACAGTGGTATAGAATGGAGGATAAGAAAGGTGATAAGAGCAAAGCTGGTGAAGTTATGGTATCCATTTGGTTTGGTACTCAAGCTGATGAGGCTTTTGCAGAAGCTTGGCATTCAAAGTCTGCAAATGTTAATTTTGATGGGCTTTGTTCGATTAAGTCAAAGGTTTACTTGTCTCCAAAGCTTTGGTATTTAAGGGTTTCAATTCTTGAAGCTCAAGACATTCTTCCTGGTGATAAAGGTTCGAGCTTGATGAGGTTTCCCGAGCTTTATGTGAAAATACAAGTGGGAAATCAAGTTTTGAGGACAAGGGTTGCTCAGCCTAGTCCAACTCGAAGCCTTTCTAATCCTTATTGGTGTGAAGAGATGATGTTTGTTGTTGCTGAGCCTTTTGAAGACTACATTTTCATTTCGGTTGAGGATCGGGTGGGTCCCGGGAGAGAAGAGGTTGTTGGAAGAGCCATTCTTCCTTTGATGGCAATCGAAAAACGAAACAATGAGAAGCCTGTTGTGTCAAGGTGGTTTAACCTCGACAATGGGCATTTCAACAGCTCTTCTGAGGCGAAAATGGTGTCTAGATTCGGGTCTAGAATCCATCTTCGGGTTTCGCTTGATGGAGGTTACCATGTTCTTGATGAAGCTACTATTTACTGCAGTGATGTTAGACCAACTGAGAAGAATCTATGGAAGCCTCACATTGGAGTACTCGAAATGGGGATTTTGGGCGCCACGGGGCTTATGCCGGTTAAGCTCAAAGAAGGGAAAGGTGGCTCTACTGATGCTTATTGTGTTGCTAAGTATGGTCAGAAATGGGTTAGGACTAGAACTGTGGTTGATAGTTTATCACCCAAGTGGAATGAGCAGTATACTTGGGAGGTTTTTGATCCTTGCACTGTGATCACAATTGGGGTTTTTGACAATGCCAAAATTGACAAGAACATGTCTAACAACCCTAGTGTTCGGGATTCACGAATTGGGAAAGTTAGGATTCGATTGTCAACACTTGAGACTGATAGAGTTTACACTCATTCTTACCCTCTTTTGATGCTCCACACTAATGGGGTTAAGAAAATGGGAGAAGTTCATTTGGCTGTGAGATTCTCTTGTACTAATATGACTAATATGTTGAATTTGTACACATTGCCTTTGTTGCCTAAGATGCATTATGTGAATCCTTTGAGTGTGAATCAGTTGGAGAGTTTAAGGTACCAAGCTTTGAATGTAGTGGCGTCGCGGTTGAGCAGGGCCGAGCCACCACTTGGCCGGGAAGTGGTTGAATACATGCTTGATCATGATTCTCACATGTGGAGCATGAGGAGAAGCAAAGCCAACTTCTTTCGCCTAATGAATGTCGTGTCTGGACTCGTAGACATGGCTCGTGGGGCCGAGGCAATGAGGAATTGGCAAAAGCCTGTGTATTCAGCTCTCTTTGTTGCTGTGTTTCTCATGTTGGTGACATTTCCAGAGCTTATTATCCCAACTGTGTTATTCTACATGGCCTTTATTGGCCTGTGGAGGTATCGGTCAAGGCCACGCCACCCTCCTCATATGGACATTCGTTTGTCTCATGCTGAGAGTGTTTACCCCGATGAACTCGATGAAGAGTTTGATTCTTTCCCAACTAGCCGAAGTGCTGATCTTGTTAGGATGAGGTATGATAGGTTGAGGAGTGTGGCGGGAAGGATTCAAACCGTCGTTGGAGACATGGCTTCACAAGGCGAACGCTTCCAAGCGCTGATCAGCTGGAGAGACCCGAGGGCGAGCTTCTTGTTTGTGATCTTTTGCTTGATTGCAGCTGTTGGTCTGTATGCTGTGCCAATCAGAGTTGTGGTTGCTTTGTGGGGTTTGTATGTGCTTAGGCCGCCGAGGTTCAGGAGCAAGCTGCCTTCTCGCGCTTTGAGTTTCTTCAGAAGATTGCCATCAAGGGCAGATAGCTTGTTGTAG
- the LOC115714265 gene encoding receptor-like serine/threonine-protein kinase ALE2 isoform X2 gives MRTLILLLCVVLLPHLPPSSGHSLLHIYLSPVQFTHRLLSSKEFSIDHARSILMSLSFGSSKFSKTKLLKHSLAPSIAPAPSPIYQGPTGSISPRHGGHHRHRHHGRAHAVAPAPSKDQGCGQICVEPLTATPFGSPCGCVFPMKVRLLLDVAPFAVFPVMNELEIEVAAGTYLEQSQVKIMGASADSQNQGMTVVDINLVPLGEKFDNTTAILTYQRFRHKKVPLNMTLFGNYDVVYISYPGIPSSPPYGGFTGNGPAESVGNLPITANFGNKNQKMNVRTIAIIALSAFVLLMVLLGAISVFIKWRKVRKPSNAVGPAFTSSIHKRSGIGSILSSSIASSTSVSLMSNMAPSILSVRTFSLSEIEKATEKFSSKRILGEGGFGRVYSGLMEDGTQAAVKLLTRDNQNGDREFIAEVEMLSRLHHRNLVKLVGICIEGRRRCLVYELVPNGSVESHLHGIDKTKGPLDWDARMKIALGAARGLAYLHEDSNPRVIHRDFKASNVLLEDDFTPKVSDFGLAREATEGSQHISTRVMGTFGYVAPEYAMTGHLLVKSDVYSYGVVLLELLSGRKPVDMSQPQGQENLVTWARPLLANREGLEQLVDPTLVGCCDFDDIAKVAAIASMCVHPEVTHRPFMGEVVQALKLIYNDTDETCGDCCSQKESSVPDSDFKGDLAVSDSSWWNAGAISPRLTFGQASSFITMEYSSGQLEEMDNRPFSTSSLIGDETSLPIRHGNRSGPLRTIRSKPAFYRLTGSRSEHGAFLPKRDWNDGNWV, from the exons ATGCGAACTTTAATTCTGCTTCTCTGTGTTGTTCTTCTTCCTCATCTTCCTCCTTCCTCAG GGCATTCTTTACTGCACATATACCTGTCTCCTGTTCAATTTACACACCGATTATTATCATCAAAAGAATTCTCAATTGACCATG CAAGGTCAATTTTGATGAGTTTGTCTTTTGGGTCATCAAAGTTTTCCAAGACAAAGTTGCTCAAACACTCTTTGGCACCTTCTATTGCTCCTGCACCTTCTCCAATTTATCAAG GTCCTACTGGTTCTATCTCCCCTAGGCATGGTGGTCATCATCGACATCGACATCATGGAAGGGCCCATGCTGTTGCTCCAGCTCCGTCAAAAGACCAAG GCTGTGGTCAAATCTGTGTGGAGCCACTTACTGCCACCCCCTTTGGTTCGCCGTGTGGATGTGTGTTTCCAATGAAAGTCAGACTTCTACTAGATGTTGCTCCTTTTGCTGTTTTTCCCGTAATGAATGAGCTAGAGATTGAGGTTGCTGCAGGCACATACTTGGAGCAAAGTCAAGTGAAAATAATGGGTGCTAGTGCTGATAGCCAAAATCAAGGAATGACAGTAGTGGACATTAACTTAGTTCCACTAGGAGAGAAGTTCGATAATACCACAGCAATACTAACATATCAGCGATTTCGACATAAAAAAGTGCCTTTAAACATGACtctttttggtaattatgatgTCGTGTACATTAGTTATCCAG GGATTCCTTCCTCTCCACCATATGGAGGTTTCACTGGTAACGGTCCAGCTGAAAGTGTTGGAAATCTACCTATTACCGCCAATTTTGGGAATAAGAATCAGAAAATGAATGTTCGAACCATTGCCATTATAGCTTTGTCTGCATTTGTGCTCCTAATGGTTCTACTTGGAGCAATCTCTGTGTTTATTAAATGGagaaaagttagaaaaccttcgAACGCTGTTGGTCCTGCCTTTACCTCATCCATTCATAAAAGATCAG GTATAGGGTCAATTTTGTCGAGTAGTATTGCAAGCTCCACTTCGGTGTCCCTGATGTCAAATATGGCGCCCAGCATCCTCTCAGTTAGAACATTTTCACTTTCTGAGATCGAAAAGGCAACAGAGAAGTTCAGTTCAAAACGAATTTTAGGAGAAGGAGGATTTGGACGTGTTTACAGTGGGCTTATGGAGGATGGAACTCAAGCTGCAGTAAAGTTGCTTACAAGGGATAACCAAAATGGAGATCGTGAATTTATTGCGGAAGTTGAGATGCTAAGCCGATTGCATCATCGTAACCTTGTCAAACTTGTTGGCATATGCATTGAAGGGCGAAGACGTTGCTTGGTGTATGAACTTGTTCCTAATGGCAGTGTTGAGTCCCACTTGCATG GTATTGACAAGACAAAGGGGCCTCTTGACTGGGATGCAAGGATGAAGATTGCCCTTGGTGCAGCAAGAGGATTAGCTTATCTCCATGAAGACTCAAACCCTCGTGTCATTCACCGAGATTTCAAAGCTAGTAATGTTTTGTTGGAAGATGACTTCACCCCCAAAGTTTCAGATTTCGGGTTGGCAAGGGAAGCCACAGAAGGAAGTCAGCATATTTCTACTCGAGTTATGGGAACTTTCGG GTATGTTGCACCAGAATATGCAATGACAGGTCACCTACTTGTCAAGAGCGATGTTTATAGTTACGGAGTTGTGCTGCTGGAACTTCTCTCAGGACGGAAACCTGTTGATATGTCCCAACCTCAGGGACAGGAGAATTTAGTGACTTGGGCTCGGCCTCTATTGGCTAACAGGGAAGGTTTGGAGCAATTAGTGGATCCTACTTTAGTTGGATGCTGTGACTTCGATGACATAGCTAAAGTGGCAGCTATCGCCTCCATGTGCGTTCACCCTGAGGTGACTCACAGACCATTTATGGGCGAAGTTGTGCAAGCTTTAAAGTTGATATACAACGACACTGATGAGACTTGCGGAGACTGCTGTAGTCAAAAGGAGTCTTCTGTTCCAGACTCAGACTTCAAAGGCGATCTTGCAGTTTCCGATAGTAGCTGGTGGAATGCAGGAGCAATAAGCCCCCGATTAACTTTCGGGCAAGCTTCTTCCTTCATAACAATGGAGTACAGCTCGGGCCAACTTGAAGAAATGGATAACAGACCATTTTCAACCTCGAGTTTGATTGGTGACGAAACATCTCTCCCAATTAGACATGGGAACAGGTCAGGACCCTTGAGAACAATTCGAAGCAAACCAGCTTTCTATAGACTAACAGGAAGTAGGAGCGAGCACGGTGCCTTCCTTCCAAAACGCGATTGGAACGATGGTAATTGGGTATGA